In a genomic window of Scyliorhinus torazame isolate Kashiwa2021f chromosome 5, sScyTor2.1, whole genome shotgun sequence:
- the LOC140418724 gene encoding uncharacterized protein isoform X2, with amino-acid sequence MADAGPHGGSALLTVEKMTEVMVVELEKQFVRHMEALRKETVVALKSLRVAVAKTSAEVREQGEKMKEVEEAVSQHIDQLTSMGDELRRVVEVNRGLRAKLEDLENRSRRHNLRIVGFPEGTEGPRPTEYFAKTLAELMGEGENPSRYELDRAHRSLRPKAKVNEPPRAVIICFHKYCMKEKVLSWAKEKRKVQWDAAGVRIYQDVTVELAKRRAAFWRVKAAPYKKAVRS; translated from the coding sequence atggcggatgccggaccgcatggtgggtcagcactacttacggtggagaagatgaccgaggtgatggtggtggagctggaaaagcagtttgtgaggcacatggaggcgttgaggaaggagacggtggtcgcattgaagtcattgagggtagctgtggcaaagacatcggccgaggtgagagagcagggcgagaagatgaaggaagtggaggaggccgtgtcgcagcacatcgaccagctcacctcgatgggggacgagctacgGAGGgtcgtggaggtcaacagaggactccgagcaaagctcgaggacttggagaaccgctcgaggcggcacaatctgagaattgtgggctttcccgaagggacagagggtccaaggccaacagagtacttcgctaagacgctggcggagttgatgggggagggtgagaacccctcccggtacgagctggaccgagctcatcggtcattaaggccgaaggccaaagtgaatgagccgccaagagcagtaattatctgcttccataagtactgcatgaaggagaaggtgttaagctgggcgaaggagaagcgcaaggtgcagtgggatgctgctggagttcggatctaccaggacgtgacggtggagttggcaaaaagacgagcggcgttctggCGAGTGAAAGCGGCACCATACAAAAAGGCggtgcgaagctga
- the LOC140418724 gene encoding uncharacterized protein isoform X1 — protein sequence MEGKSIVHSGEKPYTCCVCGRGFSRSSGLTSHKCSHTEEKPWKCVDCGKGFTSPSQLETHRRSHTGQRPFACAECGKGFTRLSTLSTHQRVHTGERPFTCPKCGKGFTESSALSRHQRIHTGERPFTCSECEKGFSDSSNLQKHQRIHTGERPFTCSQCGKGFAISAHLLRHQKVHTDERPFKCPDCGKCYKSSGNLMSHQRIHTDERPLRCSHCGTGFRRSCDLTAHQRIHTEERPFTCAECGKGFTQSSNLSTHQRIHTGETPFACAECGKGFTQSSALSTHQRVHTGERPFTCSECGKGFTRSFALSTHQRVHTGERPFTCSECGKGFTTSPNLLRHQRGHK from the coding sequence atggaaggaaaaagcatcgttcacagtggggagaaaccgtacacgtgttgtgtgtgtggacgaggattcagtcgatcatcaggcctcacaagccacaaatgcagtcacactgaggagaaaccatggaaatgtgtggactgtgggaaaggattcacttccccatcccagctggaaactcatcgacgcagtcacactgggcagagaccattcgcctgcgctgagtgtgggaagggattcactcggttatccactctgtccacacaccaacgagttcacactggggagagaccattcacctgccccaagtgtgggaagggattcactgagtcatccgctctgtccagacaccagcgaattcacactggggagagaccattcacctgctcagagtgtgagaagggattcagtgattcatccaacctgcagaaacaccagcgaattcacactggggagaggccgttcacctgctctcagtgtgggaagggatttgctatttcagcgcacttgctgagacaccagaaagttcacactgatgagagaccgtttaaatgtccagactgcgggaagtgctataaaagttctgggaatctgatgagccatcaacgtattcacactgacgagagaccgctcaggtgctctcactgcgggactgggtttagACGATCATGtgacctcactgcacatcagcgaattcacactgaggagaggccattcacctgcgccgagtgtgggaagggattcactcagtcatccaacctgtccacacaccagagaattcacactggggagacgccattcgcctgcgccgagtgtgggaagggattcactcagtcatccgctctgtccacacaccagcgagttcacacaggggagagaccattcacctgctcagagtgtgggaagggattcactcggtcattcgctctgtccacacaccagcgagttcacacaggggagagaccattcacctgctccgagtgtgggaagggattcactacttcacccaacctgctgagacaccaacgaggccacaagtaa